The Alicyclobacillus vulcanalis genome has a window encoding:
- a CDS encoding ABC1 kinase family protein, with translation MAVALDVEERNELAKARRLIERERRKITPSRRQRDVVKALVKHGVLHVLRDRSRDEEAKQRLLGQRLRAAFEELGPTFIKLGQVIMTRQELLPEAVTAELAYLLDSVPPLPFHYMMAVLEEEIPNWTEVFRWIDPNPLGSASLAQVYRAQLADGRMAAVKIVRPLVDKLFQVDIGNVRKLVRRIQKLLPPQLEVSIDLHGIIEDYYSSTMNELDLRREAEIMEEQRSMVEEFETLYIPEVYHVTPRVLVMEFIDGWNLKDFPVDFYTFEERLERMTDLAHYYVKAFVEGNYHADPHASNLMVDKKTKRIAILDWGLVGRMDAAHTEAIFRMLMHVRVNQQEDAIEALLDIYEPTRYTDLVRLRDQLRSLLIHYTNSTQASVYNWGNLLLSTIVIAAKNYCRIPNGLALWTKGFSAAEGTARWLCPEISYHQLVEIADVQILRRWMMRRFNYHTNASFAAEFAKLTATLPRRLNKILEHFEWNDFRVNLDAQLSHQAVRTVHRVVNKLLLALMSGTFFLGGALLLAFADTRPVARGGIVDLGWGAVAASVALGISALWSTVRSKKRI, from the coding sequence ATGGCGGTAGCGTTAGATGTGGAAGAGAGGAATGAGCTGGCCAAGGCGCGTCGGCTCATTGAGCGAGAACGCCGCAAAATCACGCCGAGCAGGCGTCAACGCGACGTGGTGAAAGCGCTTGTAAAGCATGGCGTGCTGCACGTGCTCCGGGATCGCAGCCGGGACGAGGAAGCGAAGCAGCGCCTGCTTGGCCAACGGCTCAGGGCTGCGTTTGAGGAGTTAGGCCCAACGTTTATCAAGTTGGGGCAGGTCATCATGACGCGCCAGGAGCTTTTGCCCGAAGCGGTGACGGCGGAGCTGGCCTATCTGCTCGATAGCGTGCCCCCGCTCCCGTTTCACTATATGATGGCCGTCTTGGAAGAGGAGATTCCCAACTGGACGGAAGTGTTCCGCTGGATTGATCCGAATCCGCTGGGCTCCGCCTCCCTCGCACAGGTGTATCGCGCTCAGCTGGCGGATGGACGGATGGCGGCCGTAAAAATTGTCCGCCCCCTGGTCGACAAGCTCTTCCAGGTGGACATCGGCAACGTGCGCAAACTCGTGCGCCGCATTCAGAAGCTGCTCCCGCCACAACTCGAAGTCTCCATTGACTTGCATGGCATCATTGAGGACTACTACAGCAGCACGATGAACGAGCTCGATCTCCGGCGCGAAGCCGAGATCATGGAAGAGCAGCGCAGCATGGTGGAGGAGTTCGAGACCCTCTACATCCCCGAGGTGTATCACGTCACTCCGCGTGTCTTGGTCATGGAGTTCATCGACGGGTGGAATCTCAAGGATTTCCCCGTGGACTTCTACACGTTTGAGGAGCGCCTCGAGCGCATGACGGACCTCGCGCACTACTACGTGAAAGCGTTTGTGGAGGGCAATTATCACGCGGATCCGCACGCCTCGAACCTCATGGTCGACAAAAAGACCAAGCGCATCGCCATCCTCGACTGGGGGCTCGTCGGGCGCATGGACGCGGCGCATACAGAGGCCATCTTCCGCATGCTGATGCACGTGCGCGTCAATCAGCAGGAGGATGCCATCGAGGCGTTGCTCGACATCTACGAGCCCACGCGTTACACCGACCTGGTGAGGTTGCGCGACCAGCTTCGGTCCCTCTTGATTCACTACACCAACAGCACACAGGCGAGCGTGTACAACTGGGGCAATCTGTTGCTCAGCACCATTGTCATCGCGGCCAAAAACTACTGCCGCATCCCGAACGGCCTGGCCCTATGGACCAAGGGCTTCTCGGCAGCCGAGGGCACTGCGCGCTGGCTTTGCCCCGAGATCTCGTACCACCAGCTGGTCGAGATCGCCGATGTGCAGATCCTCAGGCGCTGGATGATGCGCCGCTTCAATTACCACACCAATGCCAGCTTCGCAGCGGAATTCGCCAAGCTGACCGCGACCTTGCCGAGGCGGCTCAACAAGATCCTCGAGCACTTCGAATGGAACGACTTTCGCGTCAATCTGGACGCCCAGCTGTCCCATCAGGCCGTTCGCACCGTGCACCGAGTCGTCAACAAGCTGCTCTTGGCCCTGATGTCCGGGACGTTTTTCCTCGGCGGCGCGCTGTTGTTGGCCTTTGCGGATACGCGGCCGGTGGCGCGCGGGGGCATTGTCGATCTCGGCTGGGGCGCCGTGGCCGCGAGCGTGGCGCTGGGGATCTCGGCGCTCTGGAGCACGGTTCGGTCTAAGAAACGAATCTGA
- a CDS encoding aldehyde dehydrogenase family protein, with amino-acid sequence MTGVKLPEYGMFIDGKYTPAESGEMFEVVNPATGQPCARVAKSDARDVDRAVRSARRAFESGEWSRAKPHERAQVLLRFADEIVAHAQEIAFLEILTSGATVRRVANADLLLIVDLLQQTARFAQEYEYAKTLPLRPFPQPSHNQVWREPVGVCAGITAWNYPLILAMWKLAPALAMGNSIVLKPASNTPLSTLKLAELAAKAGLPSGVFNVVTGPGSSVGEALVQHPEVDKIAFTGSTEVGKRIMQLAAQGVKRVTLELGGKSPAIVLPDADLDLAIPGILFGVFLHAGQVCECGTRVIVHEDIYDEVVERLADMASRIKLGNPLDESVGMGPIISASQMQTILGYIEAGKAEGARLVCGGERATGAGLDAGYFIQPTIFADVDNRMKIAQEEIFGPVLAVMKAKDVDEAVRLANDTVYGLAGGVWTRDLNQAYRIAREIRAGTIWVNDWHMFRSDAPFGGYKMSGFGREIGPYALDEYTQLKHVHASFVHELDNRHWYSIVLPGNA; translated from the coding sequence ATGACAGGTGTGAAGCTGCCAGAGTACGGGATGTTCATTGACGGGAAGTACACGCCTGCGGAAAGCGGCGAGATGTTCGAGGTGGTGAATCCGGCCACGGGTCAGCCGTGCGCGCGCGTGGCCAAGTCGGATGCGCGGGACGTCGATCGCGCCGTGCGAAGTGCTCGCCGCGCCTTTGAGTCCGGCGAGTGGTCGCGCGCCAAGCCGCACGAGCGCGCCCAGGTACTGCTTCGTTTCGCGGACGAGATCGTCGCGCATGCACAGGAAATTGCGTTCCTCGAGATTCTGACGTCCGGCGCGACGGTGCGGCGCGTCGCGAACGCCGACTTGCTCCTGATTGTCGACCTTTTGCAGCAGACGGCGCGCTTTGCGCAGGAGTATGAATACGCGAAGACGCTTCCTCTGCGGCCGTTCCCACAGCCGAGCCACAACCAGGTCTGGCGGGAGCCGGTCGGGGTTTGTGCCGGGATCACGGCGTGGAACTATCCGCTCATCCTCGCCATGTGGAAGCTCGCGCCGGCGCTTGCGATGGGCAACTCCATTGTGCTGAAGCCGGCATCCAACACGCCGCTTTCGACGCTGAAACTCGCCGAGCTGGCGGCGAAGGCGGGGCTGCCGAGTGGCGTGTTCAATGTCGTCACAGGGCCGGGATCGTCCGTCGGCGAGGCGCTTGTCCAACACCCCGAGGTCGACAAAATCGCCTTCACTGGGTCGACCGAGGTGGGCAAGCGGATCATGCAGCTCGCCGCCCAGGGCGTAAAGCGCGTGACGCTGGAGCTCGGCGGCAAGTCGCCGGCCATCGTCCTGCCGGATGCGGACCTGGACCTCGCCATCCCAGGCATTCTCTTTGGCGTCTTCCTGCACGCCGGGCAGGTCTGCGAATGCGGCACGCGCGTCATCGTGCACGAGGACATCTACGACGAAGTCGTCGAGCGCCTGGCCGACATGGCTTCGCGCATCAAGCTTGGCAATCCGCTCGACGAGAGCGTGGGCATGGGGCCCATCATTTCGGCGTCGCAGATGCAGACCATCCTCGGGTACATCGAGGCCGGCAAGGCCGAGGGCGCGCGCCTGGTCTGCGGAGGCGAGCGCGCCACCGGGGCGGGCCTCGACGCCGGCTACTTCATCCAGCCGACCATCTTCGCCGATGTCGATAACCGCATGAAGATTGCGCAGGAGGAGATCTTCGGGCCCGTCCTCGCGGTGATGAAGGCGAAGGACGTCGACGAGGCGGTTCGGCTCGCCAACGACACCGTGTACGGCCTCGCCGGCGGTGTATGGACGCGTGATCTCAACCAGGCCTATCGCATCGCCCGCGAGATTCGAGCCGGGACCATCTGGGTGAACGACTGGCACATGTTCCGCAGCGACGCGCCGTTTGGCGGCTACAAGATGAGCGGGTTCGGGCGCGAGATCGGGCCGTATGCGCTCGACGAATACACCCAGCTCAAGCACGTGCACGCGTCGTTTGTGCACGAACTCGACAACCGCCACTGGTATTCCATCGTGTTGCCCGGCAACGCGTGA
- a CDS encoding iron-containing alcohol dehydrogenase: MPYIRSGFQFMARTTITNGVGSRVFLPETVRGLGGKRAFIVTDPGLVRAGLLDKILELFDLVPTSVAIAGVFDRVEQDAKAHIINEAARAYRECAADSLIALGGGSVLDTVKGIKWMVSRGLTDIRPALIGNVLEMWPEAQPIFIPHVALPTTAGTGAEASPIAVVFHDDLGVKVNLINPFINADIAILDPELTVGLPPSITAFTGFDALTHAVEGYFSPQANPFTDAYAIQSARMIFDNLPKAVANGQDLTARANMLMASTMAITSFSLALNAIPVHNMAHAFGAKFGIPHGLANAVLLPNVMAAMPAFYRPRIREFMAAIGMEAPADPDAALEAFIARVRDLRAQVGLPATFAEYQLDKRQLGKMVDAVHADPSGVVYRLPDAIIQRVTREVAS; the protein is encoded by the coding sequence ATGCCGTACATTCGATCCGGCTTTCAGTTCATGGCGCGCACGACCATCACAAACGGCGTCGGTTCGCGCGTCTTCTTGCCTGAAACGGTGCGCGGGCTCGGCGGCAAGCGAGCCTTCATCGTGACCGATCCAGGCCTCGTGCGGGCGGGCCTTTTGGACAAGATCCTCGAACTGTTTGATTTGGTGCCCACCTCCGTCGCCATTGCGGGCGTGTTCGATCGCGTGGAGCAGGACGCGAAAGCGCACATCATCAACGAGGCCGCGCGCGCGTACCGCGAGTGCGCCGCGGACAGCCTCATCGCCCTCGGCGGCGGCAGCGTGCTCGACACGGTGAAGGGCATCAAGTGGATGGTCAGCCGCGGGCTCACCGACATTCGCCCGGCCCTCATCGGCAATGTGCTCGAGATGTGGCCGGAGGCGCAGCCCATCTTCATCCCGCACGTGGCGCTGCCCACCACGGCCGGAACCGGTGCCGAGGCTTCGCCCATCGCCGTGGTGTTCCACGACGATCTCGGCGTGAAGGTGAACCTCATCAACCCGTTCATCAACGCCGACATCGCGATTCTCGATCCCGAGCTGACGGTCGGCCTGCCGCCGAGCATCACCGCCTTCACGGGCTTTGATGCGCTCACACACGCCGTCGAAGGGTACTTTTCGCCGCAGGCCAATCCGTTCACCGACGCCTACGCCATCCAGTCGGCCCGCATGATCTTCGACAATCTGCCCAAGGCCGTCGCCAACGGGCAGGACCTCACCGCGCGCGCCAACATGCTCATGGCGAGCACCATGGCCATCACGAGCTTTAGCCTCGCCCTGAATGCCATTCCCGTGCACAACATGGCGCATGCCTTCGGGGCCAAATTCGGGATCCCGCACGGTCTTGCGAACGCCGTCCTGCTTCCCAACGTGATGGCCGCCATGCCCGCGTTCTACCGCCCCCGCATCCGCGAGTTCATGGCCGCCATCGGCATGGAAGCGCCGGCCGATCCCGACGCGGCCCTCGAGGCGTTTATCGCCCGTGTCCGCGACTTGCGCGCCCAAGTGGGCCTGCCCGCCACGTTCGCCGAGTATCAACTTGACAAGCGCCAGCTCGGGAAGATGGTCGACGCCGTGCACGCCGATCCGTCCGGCGTGGTTTACCGCCTGCCGGACGCCATCATCCAGCGCGTGACGCGAGAGGTGGCGAGCTGA
- a CDS encoding S-layer homology domain-containing protein, with protein MRKTLLGGALCALAVASAAAAPTKLEASSVETKGAFVEALLQAASVKPDATGRSPYADVPTGSPLWGYVHKALELGVVKPDAKRTFGARDALTAAQAAEMTVAVYHMDLGATSPFQWAKSQGLLSQQGVLTTADAAHLIAGLKSLLRTLAEIPGSWSLPADKRAELLRAMTNSAKAPYIQLQENMAEMYKTKWSSSAQKASAEAELNQLLQSMSMQLTLSAQQMHVGSHTYAVVQENVSSMAGRHTVQVVNDDGAFYEQQDGSGWKIIQSKFADSQVMSLASGILTHVTWAGRQGSFDVFRSQINPAAMLQLISELGLGKGDPSKALLHATGDITLTIDNSSGAPRIAEMKILYSVPLMAADLASTFGSTHLPLSEIDIQVSGDDVYHYQTLVPTLPQGLNLSNWPTAASGGTGSTTTGNTTGNTTGNTTGNTTGNTTGNTTGNTTGNTTGNATGNATGNATGNATGNATGNATGNATGNATGNATGNATGNATGNATGNATA; from the coding sequence GTGAGAAAAACACTATTGGGGGGAGCGCTGTGCGCGCTTGCCGTCGCGTCGGCGGCGGCTGCGCCGACAAAGCTTGAAGCTTCTTCGGTGGAGACCAAGGGGGCGTTTGTGGAAGCCTTGTTGCAAGCGGCTTCCGTCAAACCGGATGCGACGGGCAGGTCGCCCTACGCGGACGTGCCGACCGGGTCTCCGCTCTGGGGCTACGTGCACAAGGCTTTGGAACTGGGAGTCGTCAAGCCGGATGCCAAGCGGACGTTTGGCGCCCGCGATGCGTTGACGGCTGCGCAGGCGGCTGAGATGACTGTAGCGGTGTATCACATGGATTTGGGAGCCACCTCGCCGTTCCAATGGGCAAAATCTCAGGGTCTCCTCTCTCAACAGGGCGTTCTCACGACGGCGGATGCGGCGCACCTCATTGCAGGACTGAAGAGTCTTTTGCGCACGCTGGCGGAGATCCCTGGCTCCTGGTCTCTGCCTGCAGATAAGCGCGCCGAGCTCTTGCGGGCGATGACGAACAGCGCGAAAGCACCATATATTCAGTTGCAAGAGAACATGGCGGAGATGTACAAAACAAAATGGAGTTCATCGGCACAGAAGGCATCTGCCGAAGCCGAGCTCAATCAGCTCTTGCAGTCCATGAGCATGCAACTGACCCTGTCTGCGCAGCAGATGCACGTCGGATCGCACACATACGCGGTGGTCCAGGAGAACGTCTCGTCGATGGCGGGCCGCCACACGGTTCAGGTCGTGAATGACGATGGCGCGTTTTACGAGCAGCAGGACGGATCGGGCTGGAAGATTATTCAGTCAAAGTTCGCGGACAGTCAGGTCATGTCGCTCGCCTCGGGCATCTTGACGCATGTGACTTGGGCCGGGCGCCAGGGCAGCTTCGACGTGTTTCGTTCACAAATCAATCCCGCTGCCATGCTTCAGCTGATTTCCGAGCTCGGACTCGGAAAGGGAGACCCGAGCAAAGCGCTGCTTCATGCCACGGGTGACATCACGTTGACCATCGACAACTCGTCTGGGGCGCCACGCATCGCGGAGATGAAAATTCTCTACTCCGTGCCCCTTATGGCTGCGGACCTAGCGAGTACCTTTGGTTCGACGCATCTTCCCTTAAGCGAGATCGATATCCAAGTCTCGGGGGACGATGTGTATCACTATCAAACTCTCGTGCCGACCTTGCCGCAGGGCTTGAACTTGTCCAATTGGCCCACTGCGGCAAGTGGCGGGACAGGCTCCACGACGACCGGGAATACGACCGGGAATACGACCGGGAATACGACCGGGAATACGACCGGGAATACGACCGGGAATACGACCGGGAATACGACCGGGAATACGACCGGGAATGCAACCGGGAATGCAACCGGGAATGCAACCGGGAATGCAACCGGGAATGCAACCGGGAATGCAACCGGGAATGCAACCGGGAATGCAACCGGGAATGCAACCGGGAATGCAACCGGGAATGCAACCGGGAATGCAACCGGGAATGCAACCGCATAA
- a CDS encoding acyl-CoA dehydrogenase family protein yields MDFTLPSELEEMRRTIRDFVEHEVEPLAMQIEEEDRVPDHILDKSKELGLFGLSIPEEYGGIGLDMLGKCAIYEELGKTINGYTTIIGAHNGIGSVGIVEFGTKAQKEKYLPRMATGEWIGAFALTEPQAGSNAAAIKTTAVKKGDRYIVNGQKIYITNAPYAHVFTVMAVTDPSKGPKGITSFIVQRDFPGFRVGHVEKKMGLHGSHTAQIFFEDMEVPEENVLGREGEGYVNALKILANGRAGLAARCLGSCEYLLEKSLAFAHERVQFGKPIFEQQIIQHYLAEMALEIELLRTFVYRVAWMTDQKMNVIKEAAMLKLYGSEVYNRVADKAVQIHGGLGFIAEYPIERFYRDARITRIYEGTSEIQKNIIAAQLHKEYERTKADA; encoded by the coding sequence GTGGATTTTACGCTGCCATCGGAGCTTGAGGAGATGCGGCGGACGATTCGCGACTTCGTGGAGCACGAGGTCGAACCGCTCGCCATGCAGATTGAGGAAGAGGATCGTGTGCCGGATCACATTCTGGACAAGTCGAAGGAACTCGGCCTGTTTGGGCTCAGCATCCCTGAAGAGTACGGCGGAATCGGCCTGGATATGCTCGGAAAGTGCGCGATTTACGAAGAGCTCGGCAAGACCATCAATGGGTACACCACCATCATTGGCGCGCACAACGGCATTGGCTCCGTCGGCATCGTTGAGTTTGGCACCAAGGCCCAGAAGGAAAAGTACCTGCCGCGCATGGCCACCGGCGAGTGGATCGGCGCGTTTGCCTTGACCGAGCCGCAGGCCGGATCGAACGCGGCTGCCATCAAGACGACGGCCGTCAAGAAGGGCGACCGCTACATTGTGAACGGGCAGAAAATTTACATCACCAACGCGCCGTATGCGCACGTGTTCACGGTGATGGCGGTCACGGATCCGTCCAAGGGGCCGAAGGGCATCACCTCGTTCATTGTCCAACGCGACTTCCCCGGGTTCCGCGTGGGTCACGTCGAGAAGAAGATGGGGCTGCACGGCTCGCACACCGCGCAGATTTTCTTCGAGGACATGGAGGTGCCGGAGGAAAACGTCCTGGGCCGCGAAGGCGAGGGCTACGTGAACGCGCTAAAGATTCTGGCCAACGGCCGGGCTGGACTCGCGGCGCGGTGCCTTGGGTCATGCGAGTACCTGCTTGAGAAATCGCTCGCGTTTGCCCACGAGCGCGTGCAGTTTGGGAAGCCCATCTTCGAGCAGCAGATCATTCAACACTATCTCGCCGAGATGGCGCTTGAAATTGAGCTGTTGCGCACCTTTGTCTATCGGGTGGCTTGGATGACGGATCAGAAGATGAACGTCATCAAGGAGGCCGCGATGCTGAAGCTCTATGGCTCGGAAGTGTATAACCGCGTGGCCGATAAGGCGGTGCAGATCCACGGAGGCCTCGGATTCATCGCGGAGTATCCCATCGAGCGGTTTTACCGCGATGCGCGGATCACCCGGATTTACGAGGGGACGTCGGAAATCCAGAAGAACATCATCGCGGCGCAGTTGCACAAGGAGTACGAGCGCACGAAGGCAGATGCGTGA
- a CDS encoding beta-ketoacyl-ACP reductase, which produces MGKLDGQVAIVTGAARGIGAATAKRLAADGAKVAVFDIREELTKDTVEAIRQAGGEAVGVGCDVTKADDVERAIESVVQKWGRLDILVNNAGVIRDNLLFKMTEDDWDTVMNVHLKGAFLCSRAAQKYMVQQKSGKIINLSSTSALGNRGQANYAAAKAGIQGFTRTLAIELGPFGIRVNAVAPGFIETDMTRATAERVGVDYEAFKQAASQQIALRRTGKPEDVANVIAFFASDDSAYVSGQVIYIDGCRHR; this is translated from the coding sequence ATGGGGAAGTTGGATGGACAAGTTGCCATTGTGACGGGTGCAGCCCGCGGCATTGGTGCGGCGACGGCGAAGCGCCTGGCCGCCGATGGCGCGAAGGTGGCGGTGTTTGATATTCGAGAGGAACTGACGAAGGACACGGTCGAGGCTATTCGCCAAGCGGGGGGCGAGGCCGTGGGCGTGGGCTGTGACGTGACGAAGGCGGACGACGTGGAGCGCGCCATCGAGTCGGTGGTGCAAAAGTGGGGACGGCTCGACATTCTCGTCAACAACGCGGGCGTCATCCGCGACAACCTGCTCTTCAAGATGACGGAAGACGATTGGGATACGGTCATGAACGTGCATCTGAAGGGCGCGTTCCTGTGCAGCCGCGCGGCGCAGAAATACATGGTGCAGCAGAAGTCTGGCAAGATCATCAACCTCTCGAGCACGTCCGCGCTCGGCAACCGAGGCCAGGCCAACTACGCCGCTGCGAAGGCCGGCATTCAAGGGTTCACGCGCACGCTCGCCATCGAGCTCGGGCCTTTCGGCATCCGCGTGAATGCGGTGGCGCCGGGCTTCATCGAGACGGACATGACACGGGCGACGGCGGAGCGCGTGGGCGTGGACTATGAGGCGTTCAAGCAGGCCGCTTCCCAGCAGATTGCCCTGCGCCGCACGGGCAAGCCGGAGGATGTGGCGAACGTCATCGCGTTCTTCGCGAGCGACGACTCCGCCTATGTGTCCGGCCAGGTCATCTACATCGACGGATGTCGCCATCGCTGA